One window from the genome of bacterium encodes:
- the rsfS gene encoding ribosome silencing factor — translation MEARSKALLAAAAAEVKLAERVVVLDVQEHTPVTDYFVIASGTNRLQIRAITEAVEEALRAEGERPARAEGREGGRWVLLDFGDVVVHLFAPFEREYYNLERLWGDAAIVER, via the coding sequence GTGGAGGCGAGAAGCAAAGCGCTCCTGGCGGCGGCTGCCGCAGAGGTAAAGCTCGCGGAACGGGTCGTGGTGCTGGACGTGCAGGAGCACACGCCCGTGACCGATTACTTCGTGATCGCCAGCGGCACCAACCGCCTCCAGATCAGGGCCATTACCGAGGCGGTCGAGGAGGCCCTGCGGGCGGAGGGCGAGCGGCCTGCCCGCGCCGAAGGGCGCGAGGGCGGGCGCTGGGTCCTGCTCGATTTTGGCGACGTGGTCGTGCACCTCTTCGCGCCGTTCGAGCGCGAGTACTACAATCTCGAACGCCTCTGGGGCGACGCGGCGATCGTCGAGCGGTAG
- the nadD gene encoding nicotinate-nucleotide adenylyltransferase codes for MRKIGIMGGTFDPIHYGHLVTAGEARWQFGLSQVIFVPNRHPPLKDPREVSDPEHRYLMTLLATVTNIHFTVSRIEIDRPGPSYTIDTMRELRRTRPDDDLYYITGADALRQILHGEWRETEQLLGLCQFIAASRPGYHVDSSVWISANHRLGERLRNVHTMEIPALAISSTDVRDRVANGRPIKYLVPESVEEYIAKHQLYVATPAGAREQER; via the coding sequence GTGCGTAAGATCGGCATCATGGGGGGGACGTTCGATCCCATCCACTATGGCCATCTCGTGACCGCCGGCGAAGCGCGCTGGCAGTTTGGGCTCTCCCAGGTGATCTTCGTCCCCAACCGTCATCCGCCCCTCAAGGATCCCCGCGAAGTCTCCGACCCAGAGCATCGGTACCTGATGACGCTCCTCGCGACGGTCACCAACATCCATTTTACAGTGTCCCGGATTGAGATCGACCGGCCGGGTCCGTCGTACACGATCGACACGATGCGCGAACTGCGCCGTACGCGCCCGGACGATGACCTGTACTATATCACGGGCGCCGACGCGCTCCGCCAAATTCTGCATGGAGAGTGGCGCGAGACCGAACAGCTGCTGGGGTTGTGCCAGTTCATCGCGGCAAGCCGTCCCGGCTACCACGTCGATTCCTCCGTGTGGATCTCTGCCAATCACCGGCTGGGGGAGCGGCTGCGCAACGTGCACACCATGGAAATCCCCGCGCTTGCGATCAGCAGCACCGACGTCCGAGATCGGGTCGCGAACGGCCGGCCCATCAAGTACCTTGTGCCGGAGTCGGTCGAAGAGTATATCGCCAAGCACCAGCTGTACGTGGCCACACCGGCCGGTGCCCGCGAGCAGGAGCGATAG
- the obgE gene encoding GTPase ObgE, with product MFIDRARIHVKAGNGGNGCVAFRREKFVPKGGPSGGDGGRGGDVILAADPDVNTLLAFRYRQRFAAGRGAHGEGSDRSGRSAADLVIAVPVGTTVLDDGTGGPVADLVVPGQRVTVAKGGRGGRGNAHFATPTHRAPREAEPGGVGEDRRLRLELRLLADVGLVGLPNAGKSSLLRRISAARPKVAEYPFTTTEPVLGVVSLGGAPGIVVADIPGLIEGAHRGAGLGHEFLRHIERTRVLVHVLDLSADDPETQLATVEGELAMHAPRLDGRPTIVAANKLDLPEARARWAGFAARLRAQGRTVVPISAATGDGVPALLAAVQNLLRASPGGPEEDPSGGEKTSVGTAPEAPDSGGRRA from the coding sequence ATGTTCATCGACCGCGCGCGCATCCACGTCAAGGCTGGGAACGGGGGGAACGGCTGCGTCGCGTTCCGGCGGGAGAAGTTTGTCCCGAAGGGAGGACCGTCGGGGGGGGACGGCGGACGGGGGGGCGACGTCATCCTCGCGGCCGATCCCGATGTGAATACCCTGCTCGCCTTTCGGTATCGCCAGCGGTTCGCCGCCGGCCGCGGCGCGCATGGCGAGGGCAGCGACCGGTCCGGGCGCTCCGCAGCAGACCTGGTCATCGCCGTGCCGGTGGGGACCACCGTGCTCGACGATGGAACGGGCGGGCCGGTGGCCGATCTGGTGGTGCCCGGCCAGCGTGTGACGGTGGCAAAGGGGGGACGCGGCGGGCGAGGGAACGCGCACTTCGCGACGCCCACCCATCGGGCGCCCCGTGAGGCGGAGCCGGGCGGGGTAGGGGAGGACCGCCGCCTGCGTCTGGAACTCCGCCTGCTCGCCGACGTTGGATTGGTTGGGCTCCCCAATGCCGGCAAATCGTCGTTGCTGAGACGCATCTCGGCCGCGCGCCCGAAAGTGGCAGAGTATCCGTTCACGACCACCGAGCCCGTGCTGGGGGTGGTGTCGCTCGGGGGTGCGCCGGGGATCGTCGTGGCCGATATCCCGGGGTTGATCGAGGGCGCCCATCGGGGCGCCGGGCTCGGGCATGAGTTTCTCCGGCACATCGAGCGGACGCGGGTGCTGGTGCACGTCCTCGACCTCTCCGCAGACGACCCCGAGACGCAACTCGCGACGGTCGAGGGAGAACTCGCAATGCACGCCCCGCGCCTCGATGGCCGTCCGACGATCGTGGCGGCCAACAAGCTGGACCTTCCCGAGGCCCGAGCGCGGTGGGCGGGATTCGCGGCGCGCCTCCGCGCGCAGGGTCGGACGGTGGTCCCCATCTCCGCCGCCACGGGCGACGGCGTCCCGGCGCTCCTCGCCGCGGTCCAGAACCTCCTGCGCGCCTCTCCGGGCGGACCGGAGGAGGACCCTTCCGGCGGGGAGAAGACGAGCGTGGGGACGGCGCCCGAGGCGCCCGATTCCGGAGGCCGGCGTGCGTAA
- the rpmA gene encoding 50S ribosomal protein L27 — MAHKKGGSSSRNNRDSNAQRLGIKRFAGQQVLAGSVLVRQRGTRYLPGVNVGLGRDDTLFALTAGVVRFERRGRDRRQISVQPVGA; from the coding sequence ATGGCGCATAAGAAAGGTGGCAGCAGTTCACGGAACAACCGCGACAGCAATGCCCAGCGGCTGGGGATCAAACGGTTCGCCGGGCAGCAGGTGCTCGCCGGATCCGTGCTCGTCCGGCAGCGGGGAACCCGGTATCTGCCGGGGGTGAACGTCGGGCTCGGGCGAGACGACACCTTGTTTGCGCTGACCGCCGGCGTCGTGCGATTCGAGCGGCGCGGCCGCGACCGTCGTCAGATCTCGGTCCAGCCGGTCGGAGCGTAG
- the rplU gene encoding 50S ribosomal protein L21 produces MYAVIEAQGKQLRVEPGQVVEVDRLPDASGSAITFGRVLMVVDGVQVTTGTPTVPGARVSATVLAHSRSRKIIVGKFRPKKRYRRRVGHRQPLSRVRVDRIEVEGGSHGA; encoded by the coding sequence ATGTACGCAGTGATCGAAGCTCAGGGCAAGCAACTGCGCGTTGAACCGGGGCAGGTCGTCGAAGTCGATCGCCTGCCCGACGCCAGCGGATCGGCGATCACGTTCGGGCGGGTGCTGATGGTCGTGGATGGCGTGCAGGTCACGACGGGCACCCCGACGGTCCCCGGCGCCCGTGTGAGCGCGACGGTGCTGGCGCACTCGAGAAGTCGCAAGATCATCGTCGGAAAGTTTCGCCCCAAAAAGCGCTACCGACGGCGCGTGGGGCATCGTCAGCCCCTGAGCCGGGTCCGGGTCGATCGGATCGAAGTGGAGGGCGGGTCGCATGGCGCATAA
- a CDS encoding Rne/Rng family ribonuclease produces the protein MGREILASVDPFEVRVAVLENGVLSGIMVERGEPLAGNIYKGRVASVLPGMEAAFVDVGLERNAFLPLADIRSERIGGEELEDPIGRGRIAERLRVGQEILLQVTKEPRGSKGARATTYVALPGHYIVLMPTVNGVGVSRRIDNEHERRRLRGLAERLRPPRAGRGERMGLIVRTAADGIAERDLADDVRYLIQLWEGVTERARAARAPALLYQDLGLVGRVVRDLFTGEVDRFIVDSGPELERIRELLVSFPKDLLDRLELHNGARPLFESFGVEREIERALHRKVWLRSGGYLVFDRTEAATVIDVNTGKYVGKTDQPSTILRTNLEAAAEVARQVRLRDIGGMILVDFIDMESDKHRRRVVAALQEAVTADRTKTHIVDLTGLGLVELTRKRVYQNLDEIMRIPCPYCEGRGRVLSPQSVAARVRRELGRLAQTSRGRCLVAQVHPEVAAVLAADARWTDAVAKESGKTILVRARPGVHLERVSVLASDSVEAAEQETAATQNGKGSALVWLEPVHAEIGGPEEDDGEDRATASAGTSRSRGVLGRLRSWWAGRSASRRMAFRREGTHAGGR, from the coding sequence ATGGGCAGAGAGATCTTAGCCAGCGTGGACCCGTTCGAGGTCCGCGTCGCCGTGCTCGAAAATGGGGTGCTCTCCGGGATCATGGTCGAGCGGGGCGAGCCGCTCGCGGGCAACATCTACAAAGGCCGGGTCGCCAGCGTCCTCCCGGGGATGGAAGCGGCGTTCGTCGACGTGGGCCTGGAGCGCAACGCGTTCCTCCCTCTCGCCGACATCCGGTCGGAACGGATTGGCGGGGAGGAACTGGAGGACCCGATCGGCCGGGGCCGCATCGCCGAGCGGTTGCGCGTTGGGCAAGAGATCCTCCTGCAGGTCACCAAAGAGCCACGCGGCAGCAAGGGCGCACGCGCGACCACGTACGTCGCCCTGCCGGGACACTACATTGTCCTGATGCCCACCGTGAACGGGGTCGGGGTGAGCCGGCGGATCGACAACGAACACGAGCGCAGGCGGCTTCGGGGCCTCGCGGAGCGGCTCCGGCCTCCCCGGGCCGGCCGAGGAGAGCGCATGGGCCTCATCGTGCGAACGGCGGCCGACGGAATCGCCGAACGGGACCTGGCCGATGACGTGCGCTATCTGATCCAACTCTGGGAAGGGGTGACGGAGCGGGCACGCGCCGCGCGGGCTCCCGCGTTGCTCTATCAGGATCTGGGTCTGGTGGGCCGCGTCGTGCGGGATCTGTTTACCGGCGAGGTGGACCGGTTCATCGTCGACTCCGGCCCGGAACTCGAGCGAATCCGGGAGTTGCTGGTCTCGTTTCCGAAAGACTTGCTCGACCGTCTCGAGCTGCACAACGGCGCCCGGCCGTTGTTCGAATCCTTCGGGGTGGAACGCGAGATTGAACGAGCCCTTCACCGGAAGGTCTGGCTCCGCAGCGGCGGCTATCTGGTATTCGACCGGACCGAGGCCGCGACGGTCATCGATGTCAACACGGGCAAGTACGTCGGAAAAACCGATCAACCCAGTACCATTCTTCGGACGAACCTCGAGGCGGCCGCGGAGGTGGCGCGGCAGGTCCGGCTCCGGGACATCGGCGGCATGATCCTCGTGGATTTCATCGACATGGAGTCCGACAAGCACCGTCGCCGTGTCGTCGCCGCGCTGCAAGAGGCGGTGACGGCGGACCGGACCAAGACGCACATCGTCGACCTCACGGGGCTGGGGCTGGTCGAGCTCACCCGGAAGCGGGTCTACCAGAACCTGGATGAGATCATGCGGATTCCCTGCCCGTACTGCGAAGGCCGCGGTCGGGTCTTGTCCCCGCAAAGCGTGGCGGCGCGCGTGCGGAGGGAACTCGGCCGCCTCGCCCAAACGTCTCGGGGACGGTGTCTCGTCGCGCAGGTGCATCCCGAAGTCGCGGCGGTGCTCGCCGCGGACGCCCGGTGGACCGACGCGGTCGCGAAAGAGTCCGGAAAGACGATTCTCGTCCGTGCCCGCCCGGGCGTCCACCTCGAGCGGGTGAGCGTGCTCGCCAGCGATTCGGTCGAAGCGGCCGAGCAGGAGACCGCGGCCACGCAAAACGGCAAGGGCAGCGCGCTCGTCTGGCTCGAGCCGGTGCACGCCGAGATCGGCGGGCCGGAGGAGGACGATGGGGAGGACCGGGCCACCGCGTCCGCCGGGACCTCGCGCTCCCGCGGCGTGCTTGGGCGGCTCCGATCATGGTGGGCGGGCCGGTCCGCCTCCCGGCGGATGGCGTTCCGGCGTGAGGGCACGCACGCCGGCGGTCGTTGA
- the rodA gene encoding rod shape-determining protein RodA has protein sequence MSALAGPPLPQPGGPARLFRNVDILLLLSTLGLIGFGLVMVYSSTHVSTRPFLYLRSQALHLAVGLIVGGLILAIDYRAFASSARILYVVNALLLGAVLVPHIGRSSLGAQRWIPLGPLGQFQPSEIAKFVIIITLAKYLTDRPGPYQSVWDLAPFLGHVAIPMLLIFKQPDLGTALVYGAIFIGMLYAAGARRRDLATLGAAGLVLVPIFWRLLKEYQRRRLLAFVHPTLDPLGSGYGIIQSKIAVGSGLEWGKGLFAGTQGVLRFVPEHHTDFIFSVIGEELGFVGAVVLLSLFLLWVYRGLRIAAVARDRFGALAAVGIVSMVAFHVFVNVGMTVGIMPITGIPLPFISYGGSALMAMVWATALLLSIGMRHQRVGIGFDASPAPAHLIRSMRGPERHEE, from the coding sequence ATGAGCGCGCTCGCGGGGCCTCCGCTCCCGCAGCCGGGCGGGCCGGCCCGGCTGTTCAGGAACGTCGACATCCTGCTGCTGCTGTCGACGCTCGGGCTCATCGGATTCGGTCTCGTCATGGTCTACAGCAGCACCCACGTCTCCACTCGACCGTTTCTCTACCTCCGCAGCCAGGCGTTGCACCTGGCCGTGGGTCTGATTGTCGGCGGGCTGATCCTGGCGATCGATTATCGCGCGTTCGCGTCGAGCGCGCGGATCCTCTACGTCGTGAACGCGCTGCTGCTCGGCGCGGTCCTGGTCCCGCACATCGGGCGGTCGAGCCTCGGCGCACAGCGCTGGATCCCTCTCGGCCCGCTCGGACAATTTCAGCCCTCCGAGATCGCCAAGTTCGTGATCATTATCACGCTCGCCAAATACCTCACGGACCGCCCAGGCCCGTATCAATCGGTATGGGATCTCGCGCCCTTTCTCGGCCATGTGGCGATCCCGATGCTGCTGATCTTCAAGCAGCCCGATCTCGGAACCGCGTTGGTCTACGGCGCGATTTTCATCGGGATGCTCTACGCCGCCGGCGCACGCCGGCGGGATCTCGCCACGCTGGGGGCCGCCGGGCTGGTTCTGGTCCCGATCTTCTGGCGGCTCCTGAAAGAATATCAGCGGCGCCGGCTCCTGGCGTTCGTGCACCCAACCTTGGATCCGCTGGGCTCGGGGTACGGGATCATTCAGTCGAAGATCGCGGTGGGAAGCGGCCTGGAATGGGGCAAGGGATTGTTCGCGGGTACCCAAGGCGTGCTGCGCTTCGTTCCTGAGCACCACACCGATTTCATCTTCTCGGTGATCGGTGAAGAGCTCGGATTCGTGGGGGCCGTGGTGCTCCTGAGCCTCTTTCTGCTGTGGGTCTACCGGGGTCTCCGCATCGCCGCAGTGGCCCGCGATCGGTTCGGCGCGCTTGCGGCGGTGGGGATCGTGTCCATGGTCGCCTTCCACGTCTTCGTGAACGTAGGGATGACCGTCGGGATCATGCCGATCACCGGCATCCCCCTGCCGTTCATCAGCTACGGCGGGAGCGCGCTCATGGCGATGGTGTGGGCGACGGCGCTGCTCTTGAGCATCGGCATGCGCCACCAACGGGTGGGGATTGGATTTGACGCCTCCCCGGCCCCTGCGCATCTGATCCGCTCGATGCGAGGGCCGGAGCGGCATGAGGAGTGA
- the mrdA gene encoding penicillin-binding protein 2: protein MDREVFERRLTTLLAVIAGLFLVLAVRLWQIQIVQGEYFLRLADENRLRITSVVPPRGLIKDRRGRPLTLNRPAFTVSILPTELRHPEQVLPEVARKLGMPVPEIIAKIDAAGDRPFEPVRLRRDVPKEAIAALEEDRMDLPGVLVQVEPVRDYLYGTLAAHLLGYLGEINDRDLAALRTQGYEAGELIGKDGIERIYDRFVKGRHGQIQAEVDAQGRPLRVIAKIPPTTGDTLTLGIDLDVQKAAEDALGSRVGAVVAMDPNDGAIVALASHPAFDPNLFATGITTTAWTRLLRDPLQPLLDRATQGGYPMGSVFKIVTATAALDLGLVNTDTRFYCPGFYNLGGHIFHDHEAHGNLNFLEGIAQSCNVVFWTLARPVGPDNLAKYARMYGLGQTTGVDLVQESAGVIPDPSWKARVWKEPWYAGDTLNSAVGQGYTLATPIQVARLLAAVANGGRLVTPHLVTQITTPQGQLVRRVAPPATGEVRLNPQTIAVLRAGLAAVVTRGTAASIQIPGLAVAGKTGTAENPHGKPHAWFAGYAPTDSPRLVVVALVENVGFGAEFAAPIVQRVLQVAFDVRPAPHP, encoded by the coding sequence ATGGATCGCGAGGTTTTTGAGCGCCGCCTCACCACGCTGCTGGCGGTCATCGCCGGCTTGTTTCTGGTGCTGGCGGTCCGGCTCTGGCAGATCCAGATCGTCCAGGGCGAGTACTTCCTCCGCCTGGCCGACGAGAACCGGCTTCGAATCACCAGCGTCGTGCCCCCACGGGGGCTGATCAAGGATCGTCGGGGCCGCCCCCTGACCCTCAACCGCCCGGCGTTCACCGTGTCCATTCTCCCGACGGAGTTGCGGCATCCCGAGCAGGTGCTCCCCGAGGTGGCCCGCAAGCTCGGCATGCCGGTGCCGGAGATCATCGCCAAGATCGACGCGGCCGGGGACCGGCCGTTCGAGCCGGTCCGGCTGCGGCGCGACGTTCCCAAGGAGGCCATCGCCGCGCTCGAGGAAGACCGTATGGACCTCCCCGGCGTGCTCGTGCAGGTGGAGCCGGTCCGGGATTATCTCTACGGCACCCTCGCCGCGCACCTCCTCGGCTACCTCGGGGAGATCAACGATCGCGATCTTGCGGCCCTGCGCACGCAGGGATACGAAGCCGGGGAATTGATCGGCAAGGACGGAATCGAGCGGATCTACGACCGCTTTGTAAAGGGGCGCCACGGACAGATCCAGGCCGAGGTCGATGCCCAAGGCCGGCCGCTGCGGGTGATCGCGAAGATCCCGCCCACCACCGGAGACACGTTGACCCTCGGGATCGATCTGGACGTGCAAAAGGCCGCCGAGGACGCGCTCGGCTCCCGTGTGGGTGCCGTCGTGGCAATGGATCCGAACGACGGGGCCATCGTGGCGCTCGCCAGCCATCCGGCGTTCGACCCTAACCTCTTCGCGACCGGGATCACGACGACCGCGTGGACCCGGCTGCTACGGGATCCGCTCCAGCCGCTCCTCGACCGGGCGACCCAAGGCGGATACCCGATGGGATCGGTGTTCAAGATCGTCACCGCCACCGCGGCGCTGGATCTCGGGTTGGTCAACACCGACACTCGATTCTACTGTCCCGGGTTCTACAATCTCGGCGGCCATATCTTTCACGATCATGAGGCCCACGGGAACCTCAACTTCCTCGAAGGGATCGCCCAATCGTGCAACGTGGTGTTTTGGACGCTGGCCCGTCCGGTGGGTCCCGACAATTTGGCGAAGTACGCGCGGATGTACGGGCTGGGACAGACCACGGGGGTCGACCTGGTCCAGGAGAGCGCCGGCGTCATTCCCGATCCGTCGTGGAAAGCCCGGGTGTGGAAGGAGCCGTGGTATGCCGGAGACACCCTCAACAGCGCGGTCGGCCAAGGTTACACGCTTGCCACGCCGATTCAAGTCGCGCGGCTGCTCGCCGCCGTCGCGAACGGGGGCCGCCTCGTCACTCCGCATCTCGTCACGCAGATCACCACCCCTCAGGGACAGCTGGTGCGGCGCGTGGCGCCTCCCGCGACCGGGGAAGTGCGCCTGAACCCGCAGACGATCGCGGTGCTCCGGGCGGGCCTCGCGGCGGTAGTCACACGCGGCACCGCGGCATCGATCCAAATCCCCGGGCTCGCGGTCGCCGGCAAGACGGGAACCGCGGAGAACCCACACGGGAAGCCGCACGCGTGGTTTGCCGGATACGCACCCACGGACTCGCCGCGGCTGGTCGTCGTCGCCCTGGTCGAAAACGTGGGCTTCGGCGCGGAGTTCGCGGCGCCGATCGTCCAGCGGGTGCTGCAGGTGGCCTTCGACGTCCGACCGGCGCCGCATCCATGA
- the mreD gene encoding rod shape-determining protein MreD: protein MIRYLVYLLLVVAGLGFEMTWLARTSIAGAVPDPLLLFVMAVGVLHGSEEGALVGAGVGLLQDITTGVPLGLAMLANMCVGFAAGLGERFIYIESTWLPVVGAFALSGLRVSVWALAAHLVGLLQGPIPEVARVVVAAACYNGIIAIPIFHGFRYLDGALVRFREASR, encoded by the coding sequence ATGATCAGGTACCTGGTGTATCTCCTCCTTGTCGTGGCGGGGCTTGGGTTTGAGATGACCTGGCTCGCGCGCACGTCGATCGCCGGCGCCGTTCCAGATCCCCTGCTGCTCTTCGTGATGGCTGTGGGGGTCCTCCACGGGTCCGAGGAAGGGGCCCTCGTGGGAGCGGGGGTCGGATTGCTCCAAGACATCACCACCGGCGTCCCGCTGGGCCTGGCGATGTTGGCCAACATGTGTGTGGGGTTTGCTGCCGGGCTCGGGGAGCGCTTCATTTATATAGAAAGCACCTGGCTTCCGGTCGTGGGGGCCTTCGCGCTCAGCGGCTTGCGAGTAAGCGTATGGGCGTTGGCGGCGCACCTCGTCGGCCTGCTGCAAGGGCCGATTCCCGAGGTCGCGCGGGTCGTCGTCGCGGCCGCATGCTATAATGGCATCATTGCTATTCCCATCTTTCATGGATTCCGCTACCTGGACGGGGCGCTCGTTCGGTTTCGTGAAGCATCCCGATAA
- the mreC gene encoding rod shape-determining protein MreC has product MFLDTVVRRRRFVVFAMLCILALGVLTDQVRSPDKRRIGWIGVAVEAAVAPLATGLSRISDVVDREWAFVAEIGRLRTENARLTAEVARLREENARLHEAGLEVARLRSLVGIKDQPYHTVAARVIGRDPSHWFNSLLVDRGTADGVRRNDPVITSDGLVGRVIEASGTWARVLLILDPRSAAGVLVGRSRDAGVAEGQGQPVLHVKYLSRDAEILPGDQVVTAGLGEIYPRGLPVGTVVGVSRTEGDLFQEALVRPGADLNHLEEMLILVGGGSQAAP; this is encoded by the coding sequence GTGTTCCTTGATACGGTTGTCCGCCGCCGGCGGTTTGTGGTCTTCGCCATGTTGTGCATTCTCGCGCTCGGCGTGCTCACCGACCAGGTGCGGTCTCCCGACAAGCGCCGCATCGGCTGGATCGGTGTGGCCGTAGAGGCGGCGGTCGCGCCGCTCGCGACCGGCCTCTCGCGGATCAGCGACGTGGTGGACCGGGAGTGGGCGTTCGTGGCGGAGATCGGTCGCCTCCGGACGGAGAACGCGCGCCTCACGGCCGAGGTCGCCCGGCTTCGCGAGGAAAACGCCCGACTCCACGAAGCGGGGCTGGAAGTTGCGCGCCTCCGTAGTCTCGTCGGGATCAAGGACCAACCCTACCACACGGTCGCGGCCCGCGTCATCGGCCGGGATCCGAGCCACTGGTTCAACTCCCTGCTCGTGGATCGGGGGACGGCGGACGGCGTTCGCCGCAACGACCCTGTGATCACGAGCGACGGCCTGGTGGGCCGCGTGATCGAGGCCTCCGGCACCTGGGCGAGGGTGCTCCTCATCCTGGATCCCCGAAGCGCGGCCGGCGTGCTCGTCGGTCGGTCACGGGATGCCGGCGTGGCGGAAGGGCAAGGCCAGCCGGTCCTCCACGTCAAGTACCTGTCCCGTGACGCGGAGATCCTTCCGGGAGATCAGGTGGTCACCGCCGGGCTCGGCGAGATCTACCCCCGCGGCCTGCCTGTGGGCACCGTCGTGGGGGTCTCTCGGACCGAAGGCGATTTGTTCCAGGAAGCGCTCGTCCGGCCGGGAGCGGACCTCAACCACCTCGAGGAGATGCTGATCCTGGTCGGCGGGGGATCGCAGGCCGCCCCATGA
- a CDS encoding rod shape-determining protein, which yields MIFNGLLSRFTRDMGVDLGTANTLVYVRREGIVLREPSVVAKRVDGGEILAVGNEAKKMIGRTPGDIVATRPLRDGVIADFDTTASMLTYFIRNGLRGRTLIRPRVVVGIPSGVTEVEKRAVIDATLQAGAREAYLIEQPMAAAIGAGLPVSEPIGSMVVDIGGGTTEVAVIALGGIVTARSLRIAGDEMDEAIIQYARKAYNLLIGERTSEDIKIAVGSAFPQREEQTIEVRGRDLVSGLPRTVRMTSTEIREAMAEPIAGIVEAVKMTLERTPPELAADIVDRGIVMAGGGSLLRGLDRLLAEETGMPVTLTDDPLSSVVLGTGRALEEIETLKKVLITSKKS from the coding sequence ATGATTTTCAATGGGCTGTTGAGCCGGTTCACTCGGGATATGGGCGTGGATCTCGGGACCGCCAACACGCTGGTATACGTTCGGCGCGAGGGGATCGTCCTGCGCGAGCCCTCGGTCGTGGCCAAGCGGGTGGATGGCGGGGAAATCCTGGCGGTGGGGAACGAAGCGAAAAAGATGATCGGCCGGACCCCCGGAGACATTGTCGCCACCCGGCCGTTACGGGACGGGGTGATCGCCGATTTCGACACGACGGCCTCGATGCTGACCTACTTCATTCGCAATGGCCTGCGGGGCCGGACGCTGATCCGACCGCGGGTGGTCGTCGGGATTCCCAGCGGGGTGACCGAGGTGGAAAAGCGCGCCGTCATCGATGCGACGCTGCAGGCCGGCGCCCGCGAGGCGTACCTGATCGAGCAACCGATGGCTGCCGCGATCGGGGCCGGCCTGCCGGTCTCGGAGCCCATCGGAAGCATGGTCGTGGACATCGGCGGAGGAACCACAGAAGTCGCCGTCATCGCGCTTGGTGGGATTGTGACCGCGCGCAGCCTTCGGATCGCGGGAGACGAAATGGACGAAGCGATCATTCAGTATGCGCGGAAGGCGTACAACCTCCTGATCGGCGAACGGACCTCGGAGGATATCAAGATCGCGGTCGGCTCCGCGTTCCCGCAGCGGGAGGAGCAGACGATCGAGGTCCGCGGCCGCGACCTCGTGTCGGGGCTGCCGCGAACCGTGCGGATGACCAGCACCGAGATTCGCGAGGCGATGGCCGAACCGATCGCCGGCATCGTGGAAGCGGTGAAAATGACCCTTGAGCGGACGCCGCCGGAGCTGGCCGCCGACATCGTTGATCGCGGAATCGTGATGGCCGGTGGTGGGTCGCTGCTGCGGGGTCTCGACCGGCTCCTCGCCGAGGAAACGGGGATGCCGGTGACGCTCACGGACGACCCCCTGAGCAGCGTGGTGTTGGGGACCGGGCGGGCCCTCGAGGAGATCGAGACCTTGAAGAAGGTGCTCATTACGAGCAAGAAGTCCTAG
- the radC gene encoding DNA repair protein RadC: MRPARERESKVLAPGRPPRMKDLPAELRPRERMLAEGPAALSPAELLAVLLRTGARTRSALQVATDLLCGYGSLDRLAGASARELRRTVGIGEVKALHLLAAFELGRRLATFPARVRPAVRAPADAVALMAPDLRFQDTECFWVLLLNTKNEVTERIEVSRGGLASSPVHPREVFKAAVRHGAAGVILVHNHPSGDPTPSQADLAVTARLGRAGGVMGIPIIDHIIIGDRRFVSLREQGARFDGAREEERSVDG; this comes from the coding sequence GTGCGTCCCGCTCGCGAACGGGAGTCGAAGGTGCTCGCCCCCGGCCGGCCGCCTCGGATGAAGGACCTTCCTGCGGAGCTTCGGCCTCGCGAGCGAATGCTCGCGGAGGGACCCGCTGCGCTCAGCCCCGCTGAACTCCTCGCCGTGCTCCTGCGAACGGGAGCACGTACGCGAAGCGCCCTTCAGGTCGCGACCGATCTCTTGTGCGGGTACGGGAGCTTGGACCGGCTCGCGGGGGCGAGTGCGCGGGAGTTGCGCCGGACCGTAGGGATCGGGGAGGTGAAGGCCCTCCATCTTCTCGCGGCGTTCGAACTCGGACGCCGCCTTGCCACCTTCCCGGCCCGCGTCCGCCCTGCCGTGCGGGCCCCTGCGGACGCCGTCGCGCTCATGGCGCCCGATCTCCGGTTTCAGGACACCGAGTGCTTCTGGGTGCTCCTGTTGAACACGAAGAATGAGGTCACAGAACGGATCGAGGTCTCCCGGGGCGGGCTGGCCAGCTCTCCGGTCCACCCCCGCGAGGTGTTCAAGGCCGCGGTCCGGCACGGCGCCGCGGGCGTGATCCTGGTTCACAATCATCCCTCCGGGGACCCGACTCCCAGCCAGGCCGACTTGGCGGTCACCGCCAGGCTTGGCCGGGCCGGGGGTGTAATGGGTATTCCTATCATTGACCACATCATCATTGGGGACCGCCGCTTCGTCAGTCTCCGGGAGCAGGGCGCACGGTTTGACGGGGCGCGAGAGGAGGAGAGGAGCGTGGACGGATGA